The Amycolatopsis jiangsuensis nucleotide sequence TCGCGTCCCGCTCCCCCGCCCAGGGCTCGACGGGCGCCGGTGGCTGCCAGCGCCGCTGCGCGACCGGCGCCGCCGCGTACGGGATACCCTGGAACACCCGGTGATCCGGAGTGACGGTGCCACGGACGAGGCCCGACTCCGTCCGCACCACGTCGCCGATCCGCCCGACCGACGCGTCCGAGGCCGCGCACGCCGAGACCGCGAGCGCCAGCACGAGCACCAGAACACCGGACCGGCACCGCCGCAGCACACCGAGATCCAGCACACCGAAAGCCGCCTCCACCACCGGCGGTACGATACCGGGCACGATCATCGCGCCCGGTATCGGGAGAGCGGCCGGGCCGCTACCGCGGCTGCGGTCCGGTCAGCTCCACGGCGCCGAGTACGGTCCCCTGTCCTCCAGCGACGGACTCACATCGGGGGGCGGGCCTTCCTGCCCGGGCACCGGGGTGACGGTCGACGTGGGCATCCTCCGCTCGGCCTCCCGGTTCGAGATCCGACGGTTGGCCACCGCATCGCCCACCACCTGCTCGCCGCGCAGCCGGCTCAGCGCGGTCAGGATGATCGCGTGCACCAGCGCCAGCACGAGCAGCAGGACCCCGAGCCTGCCGACGACTCCGGGCAGGCCACTGCCGCCCAGCGGGATGGTGGACAGCAGCGCCAGCAGGCCCAGGCTCACGAGGTGGAACAGGACGGTGACGAGCCGGGTCATCGACGATCCCGCCCCCGGATCGCCGGACGAGTGCTCCAGGTAGCCGCGCCCGCTGCGGTAGATGAGCTGCCCGTCGATCAGGATCAACGCGATCCCCACCCCGAGGAACGCAACATAGGATTCGGTCGTCATCGAGGACGCTCCTTCCAGGCGTGTCCTTCCCGCCGGGGGTACCCGGCCGGCCCGGGTGGAAACGAGGTCAGCCGCGGAACTCCGCCGGATCGGGTCCGGTGTGCAGCCCGGCCTCCAGACTCCCGATCGAGGCCAGGTCGGCGTCGGACAGCTCGAAGTCGAACACCGCGAGGTTCTCGCGGATCCGCTCCGGCGTGGCCGATTTCGGGAACACGATGTTCCCGATCTGCACGTGCCAGCGCAGCACGATCTGCGCTGCGGTCTTGCCGTACTTCTCCGCCAGGCCGGTCAGCAGCGGATCACCCAGCACCTCGCCCTGCCCGAGCGGGCTCCACGCCTCGGTCGCGATCCCCCGCGCCTCGTGCTGCGCGCGCAGTTCCGCTTGCTGCAAGGCCGGATGGAGTTCGATCTGGTTCACCGCGGGCACGATCTGGGACTCGTGCGCGAGCCGTTCCAGCTCGGCCACGCCGAAGTTGGAGACGCCGATCGCACGGGTCTTGCCCGCCCGTACCAGCTCCTCGAAGCCGTGCCAGGTCCGCACGTACTTGTCCTGGTTCGGCAGCGGCCAGTGGATCAGGTACAGGTCGACGTACTCCAGCTCGAGCCGCTGGAGACTGCCCTCCAACGCGGTGATCGCGTTGTCGTGGCCGTGCGCGTCGTTGGCCAGCTTGGTGGTCACGAACACTTCTTCGCGCGGAACCCCGGACTGCCGGATTCCTTCGCCGACGCCCTCTTCGTTCTCATAGGCCTGCGCCGTGTCGAGATGACGGTAGCCGGCCTCCAGCGCGGTACGCACCGCCGCGGTGACATCGTCGGCCGAGAGCTGAAAAGTCCCGAACCCGAACTGCGGGATGCGTACCCCGTTGTTCAGCTCGATCTGCGGGACGCCATAGGTCTGCGAGGTCATACCCGGGAAATTACCCGGGTACCGCCGGGCCGAAACGAGCCGCTGCCGGCCCGATCAGGCGACGGGTACGGCGTCGACCAGTGTTTCGCGCACCCGCAGGACCGATCCCGCGTCGGCCATCTCGATGCACCGGCGCACCGTTCGTGCCGGTCCGGTGACCACCGTCAGCGAGGGCAGGCGCTCCGAGGCGGCGAGCAGTGCGCGGACGCCCGCGCAGCTCAGGAACCCGACCTGCGACAGGTCGATCACCACCGCTTCGGAAGGATCCACTGCCGCCGCGGCCGCTTCGAGAGCCGGAGCAGTGGCGGCGTCGACGTCTCCGACCGGGGCGATCACCACCGCGGCGCCACGCCGATCGGTGGTCACGGTCAGGTGCGCGGGGGCGGAATGCGCGGTGAAGGGGGTAGTCATGCGTGGCGCTCCTTTCGCAGGGAACTGCTCGGGGCGCTGACCGCAGCACGCGTCTGAACAACAGCCAACGGAGCCGACCGTACGCGCTTTCCGCACTCGGTCAACCCCCGTCCGGGGAACACCACCCACCGTCCACAGTGTTCACCGTGTCCACAATGGACACCGTGGACCGGAATCAGTCGCGGTAGGCCAGCTTCGTCAGTTCGCGGTCGAAGTCGAACCAGCTCGGCTCGTCGCCGACCGGCACCTCGTCGTAGGTGCGGTCGAGGAAGTCGGCCAGTTCGCTCGCCTCCGCCTCCAGCACCGCCGACCCGTCCGGGGCGTTCAGCTCGACCACGACCCGGCTCTCGTCGGCCGCGGGCCGCACCTGGACGTCGCCGTCGCCGGCCGGCGCCAGCAGGCCGTCGGCGAGCAGGTCGCGGCCGAACAGCCAGCGGACCACCCCGGCACCGGCGTGGTAGCCGACGGACACCGCGTACGGATCCGACGCGTCGTACTCGAGGTCGGCACGTACCGGCAGCGGGACCGCCCCGAACGTGCGCAGACCGAAGATGATCGTCGCGCGGACGATCGGTGGCTCGATACCCATGCCCGCCACCTCCTCGTACTCTCCAGGTTACTCGTGAGTTCTTCCTCCATGAGTAACGCGCGGTGAGAGTACAAGCTGCCCCACTGGCGATCTTTCACCCCTTTGGTGGAGACATAGGTCTCAAGTGCTCACGCGGAGGGCAAGTCGAGGGACACGAACGGGCAGAAATTGTTCCGCTCACCGAGTCCACTCCTCGAGCCGGACGCCGAGCTGGGCGGCCGCCGCGCGCAGCTCCGGCCGCCGGTCGCCGGGTACCGCGTGCACGTGGTTGGCTCCGAAACCGGACAGGAAGGTGGGCGCGGGCACGTCGAGCCGCGCGAAGGCGTGCGGCCACTCCGGTGTGGAGCGGGCGACCAGCTCTCCGGTCGTGCGCTCGTCGAAGTTCTCGAACTCGCCGAGCATCAGCTGCAGCCGGTACTCGCCGTCGAGCCGGCTCAGCCGGGCCAGCGTCATCCCGCCCGGGGCGGCGATGTGCTGCACCGAGGCCCCGCCCGCGGGGAAGAAGAACACCTCCGGGTAAAGGTGCACCTTCGCCAGGTTCTCCGCCGGATCGTCGCTGCGGGCGGCGAACCACGTCGCGTGCTGCCCGGAATTGCACAGATCCCACACGTCGCGGTCCGGGTGGTAGTGCCGCACGTCCGCGAAGAGCACCGGCGTGCCGGTGATCCGGTGCAGCAGCTGCATGGTGAGCGCGCCGTCCATGTCGGCCTCGGTGGCCGTGACGTGCACGGCCTTGGCGCCGTTCCAGTCGTACGGGTCGTTCAGCAGTGCCTCGGCGACGTCCGCGGTGGCGAAGTGCTCGGTCAGCTCGGGCTGCGCCTTGATCCCGGAGAAGTCCAGGTGCCGCTCGGCCGCCACGTCCCGCACCGCCAGGTACAGCCGCAGCTGGCGTTCCAGCAGTTCGGGGGTGAGCCGGTCGCCGTCGTAGTGCACGGTGGCGTGCCGTTCCAGCCATTCCCGCCCCTGCCCGGCCTCCGCGGCCAGGCCCGGGTCGGCCGCCTCCGCGCGGCGCACCAGCTCGTACTGGTCGATCTCCTCCACGTCGACGCCGAACTTCCGGATCCACTGATCGGTGTTGGCGACCGCGGTGTTCATCCCCATCGGGCGCCCGCCGAACCGGCCGAACGTCGACCCCCGCAGCGAGGCGACCGCGGCCGCGGCCCGGGCGTGCGCACCGACCTCGGCCAGCAGCGTGGCGTCGTCGGCGGCTCCCCACAGCCGCGTGTGCGCCCGGCCGATCTGGTCGAGCGCCCCGCCGGCGGCGAGCATCCCGACCAGGCCCGGTTCGGTCGGATCGGTGCTCGCGACCAGCAGCAGCGGCCCGGGGGTCGCGTCCGCGGCGAGCATGGTGAAGTGCGGGAACGCCCAGACCGCGTAGTAGAGCACGGTGACGTCGACCCCCGCGGCGGCGACCGAACGGGCCGCCGCGGTGGCTCCGGTGTTGGTGGCCACCAGTCCGCCGCTGACGACCTCGTGCCCGGCCTCGGTGAGTGCCGCGGTGAGCGCGTCCACTTTGGACCGGATGAAGCCGGTGTTGCGGTGGTGCACATGATCCCGGCCGTCGGAGACGGCGATGATGCCGATACGCGCCATGGGTGCTCAGCTCCGGTTCAGCTCGGCGTAGACCTGGGCCGCGTTCTCGCGCGTGACCAGGCGGGTGGGCAAGGTCTGCTGTTTCTCCACCTGCTGGCAGTCCACCAGGAGCTTCTTCGCCGAGGCGACCGCCTCGGCGCCGCCGGTCGGGTAGACGAAGGTGGCCGAGAGCCGGCCGGCCTCCACCGCCTTGATCCCGCCCTCGGGCACCGGCAGCCCGTCGATACCGGTGATCGGCAGATCGGCGCGGCCGGCGTTCTGCGCGGCGATCCGCGCGCCCTCGGCCATCGGGTCGTTCGCGGAGAACAGCGCCTGTGCGTCCGGATGCGCCTTCAGCAACGCGTCCGCCTGCTGCTGTCCCTTGTCCCGTAGCCAGTCCGCGTCCGCGGTGCCGACCACGGTGATGCCGTGCCCGGCGATGCCCTGATCGAAGCCGTCACTGCGTTCCTTGGCCGGGGTGGAGCCCGCGAGGCCCTTGAGCTCCACGACCTTCCCGCCGCCCGGCAGCAGCTTGTCCGCGAAGAACCGGCCCGCCTGCCGCCCGATGTCCACGTTGTCCGCGCCGATGAACGAGGTGTAGCCCTCGCCGTCGACCTTGCGGTCCAGCACGAGCACCGGGACACCCTGGTCGTAGGCCTTCTTCACCACCGCGGTCAGCGGCGTGGCCTCGTTCGGGCTGATGATCAGCAGGTCGATGCCCTGGGTGAGGAAGGTGTTGACCTGCTCGACCTGTTTCGCGTTGTCCTGCGCGGCGTCGGAGAAGTTCACCGTGAACTGGGGCACGCCCGCGGCCGCCTTGCGGATGTCCTCGTCCATCCGCACCCGGTAGGGCTCGGCAAGGTTCGCCTGGCTCATGCCGATGGTGTACTTCCCGCCGGCGCCCTGGCACGCCCGCGTCGACGGCGCACCGCCGGCCGAGCCACCGGGCGCGTTCTCGTGCGTGGTGCCGCAGGCGGTGAGTGCCGACACGAGGGCGAGGGCCCCGAGTGCCGCCCCGCGGCGAGTGATAGCGGACATGCGCTCTCCTTTCCCTTCACGTTTCCGGCTGGGCCGTGATCAAGCCGTGGCCGGGCGCAGCCGCTGCAGGCCCGCGGCCAGCACGATCACCGCGCCGACCACGATCAGCTGCACGTTCGAGTCGATGTCGTTGAGCTGCAGGATGTTGTCGAGCACGCCGACGAGCAGTGCGCCGGCGACGGTGCCGAACACCGACCCGCGCCCGCCGGAGAGACTGGTACCGCCGATCACCACCGCGGCGATCGCGTTCAGCTCGTAGCCGGTGCCGTCGTTGGGACCGCCGAAGTTGAGCTGGCCCGCGTGCACGATCCCGGCCAGCGCCGCGAGCAGCCCGCACAGGCCGAAGACGAGCACCTTGACCCGGTTCACCGGCACGCCGGACAGCAGTGCGGCCTTCTCGTTGCCGCCGATCGCGTACACGTGCCGGGAGAACGCGCTGGCCCGCAGCAGCCATACCGCCAGCGCGGCGACCACGACGAAGATCAGCGCCGGGATCGGCACCACCCCGCCGAAGGTCCGCTCGCCCAGCAGCGAGAACGGCACCGGGGCCTGGCCGGGCCGGTCGCCGTAGGTGATCGACACGCCCTCGCCACCGGACCACATCCGGGCGAGACCCCGCGCGATCTGCATGCCGGCGAGCGTGACGATGAACGCCTGGATCCGGAACCGTGCGCTCGCGATCCCTTGCAGCACACCGAAAGCCAGGCCCAGCGCAAGAACGAGCAACACCGCGGGCACCAGGCCCCAGTCGTTCGTGGTCAGCAGCTCGGCGACGCCGACGCTGGCCAGCCCGACCACCGAGCCGACCGACAGGTCGATGCCGCCGACCAGGATCACCAGCGTCATGCCGACCGCGATGATGCCGATCTCGGAGATCGCGCGCACCACGTTGAACAGGTTCCCGCTGTCGAGGAACACCAGATCCCCGTTGTGGTGCGGGGAGAACACGATCGCCGCGGCGAACACGAGCACCAGCCCGAACACGCTCTGGAACCGGAACACCGCGGAGAGCACGCTGCGCCCGGTCACCGCACGTCCTCCATCGGCACCTCTCCCATCGATGCGGCGAGCAGTTCCGCCTCGCCCGCCTCAGCCGTGTCCAGTTCCGCCACGCTGCGCCCGCCGCGCAGCACCACCACCCGGTCGCACACCCCGACCAGTTCGGCCGGTTCGGACGAGGCGAGCAGCACCCCGACCCCGGCCCGCGCGGTCTCGCCCAGCAACCGGTAGATCTCCGCCTTGGCCCCGACGTCCACCCCGCGGGTCGGCTCGTCGAGCAGCAGCAGCGCCGGTTCGGTCAGCAATGCCCGGCCCAGCACGACTTTCTGCTGGTTGCCGCCGGACAGCGAGCCCACCGGCGCCGCGAGCGACCCGGCCTTCACCCCGAGCCGCTCCGCCGAACCCCGTGCCGCGCCACGCTCCCTACGGGCGGAGACCACCCCGAACCGCGCCAGACGGTCCACAATGGACAAGACCGTGCCGGCCACCACCGAATGCTCCAGCGCCAGTCCGGAGATCCGCCGGTCCTCGGGAACGAAGGCGATGCCGGCGCGCAGCGAACGGCGCGGCGACCGCGGCCGGAACTCCTTGCCGCGCACGCGGATCCGTCCGCGCACCGGAACCGCCCCGGACGCCCCGTAGAGTGCTTCCAGCAGTTCCGTGCGCCCCGCGCCGAGCAACCCGGCCAGACCGACGATCTCGCCGGCCCGCACGGTGAGACTGATCCCGTCCGGCTCCCGCCGTCCCGGCCGCGGCCGCACCGCCAGGTCCTCGACCCGCAGCACGTCGTCCTCCCCCGCGCCGGAAGCCCCGGCCACGCGGAACAGCTGCTCCACCGGGCGGCCCACCATCGCCTCCGCGGCCCGCTCCGCGCTCAGGTCCCTGGCGGCGAACGCGGCGACCACCTCGCCGTTGCGCAGCACCGTGGCCCGGTCGGCGACGCGGCCGATCTCGTCCATCCGGTGCGACACGTAGACGATCGCGGCCCCATCCCCGCGCAACTGCCCGACCACGGTGAACAGCCGCTCCACCTCGGGCGGTGAGAGCGCCGACGTGGGTTCGTCCATGAGCAGGATGCGGGCCCGCAGCGAAAGCGCCTTGGCGATCGTGACCAGCTGCTGTTCGCCGGTGCGCAACCGCTCCACCCGGATCCGCGGATCGAGGTCCACCCCGCAGCGGGCGAGCACCTCGCGGGTCCGCTCGACCATCCGCCGCCGGTCCACCGTGCCCCGGCGGGTGTGCGGCTCCCGGCCGAGGAACACGTTCTCCGCCACCGAAAGCGCCGGCACCAGGTCGAGTTCCTGGTGGATCATCGCGACCCCGGCGCGGCGCGCGTCCGCGGGCCGGGAGAACCGGACCGGCTGCCCGCCGATCCGGACCACCCCGGCCCCGGCCGCGACCTCCCCGGAAAGGATTTTCAGCAGGGTCGACTTGCCGGCCCCGTTCTCCCCGAGGAGAGCGTGCACCTCCCCCTCACGCACGGTGAAATCCACCGAGCGCAGTGCACGCACCCCGCCGTAGGTCTTCCCGACGCCGGCCAGTTCGACCAGCACGCCGCCGTCGCCCATGACCCACCCTCTCGGCCCTGCCCGCGTCGGGAAATCGATTACCGCCGTAACGTAGGGGTGGACCCTGAGTGTGTCAAGGCTCACAAGCAGTTCGGCACTGCGGGTTTCCGCCATCGCTGGCTTCCGCACCGCGATCTTCCGCACCGCGGGGCTTCCGGCCGGAGACGACCGGATCCGCACCGGAGCACACGCCACGGCCGCCGCCGTGCCGCGTTCTTGCCCCATGCCAGTCCGGGATGGCCCAGGATCGAGGTGCCGGCCGGATGTCCGGGCCGGCAACGGTCCAGCAGCCGCGTACGCGCGCAAGGGCCGGCGGAGCGTCCGGAGACAGCCGGTCACCGGGGGTTCGACCGGTGGCCACGTGTTCGTTCCCGCGTGGACAGCGGTGGCGTGATTTGTGGCATACCTCGCGTGAAACGCGGCTGCGACCCGGTGTTCGTGGTGCTTTTTGGCGGGTTCCTACAATCCGGCGGGTCCGGCATGCGCCATCCACGCCATTGGGTCGAAGGAGCTTCGAGGAGCAGGGTGTAGGACGAGGACAGGCGGCGTCCCGGCGAGCCGGAAGCCGCCTGCTGCGCGAGGTGTCCGGGGTCATTTCCGGGGTCATGAGGAGGCTCAGTCCGTGTTCAGTCGTGTCGCCATCGTCAATCGCGGGGAGGCCGCGATGCGGCTGATCCACGCGGTCCGGGATCTCTCCGCGGAGACCGGTGAGCGGATCGAGACGATCGCGCTCTACACCGACGCGGACGCCACCGCCACGTTCGTGCGCGAGGCGGACGTCGCCTACTCGCTCGGGCCCGCGTCCGCGCGTCCGTACCTCGACCTGGCCGTGCTGGAGACGGCGCTGGTCGAGACCGGGGCCGACGCGGCGTGGGTCGGCTGGGGTTTCGTCGCCGAGGATCCGGCGTTCGCGCAGCTGTGCGACAAGATCGGTGTCACCTTCGTCGGGCCGAGCGCGGAGGCCATGCGCAAGCTCGGCGACAAGATCGGTGCCAAGCTGATCGCCGAGGAGGTCGGCGTGCCGGTCGCGCCGTGGAGCCGCGGTGAGGTCGCCACGCTCGAGCACGCGCTGAGCGCGGGCGAGCAGATCGGCTATCCGCTGATGCTGAAGGCCACCGCGGGCGGCGGCGGGCGCGGCATCCG carries:
- a CDS encoding aldo/keto reductase; the encoded protein is MTSQTYGVPQIELNNGVRIPQFGFGTFQLSADDVTAAVRTALEAGYRHLDTAQAYENEEGVGEGIRQSGVPREEVFVTTKLANDAHGHDNAITALEGSLQRLELEYVDLYLIHWPLPNQDKYVRTWHGFEELVRAGKTRAIGVSNFGVAELERLAHESQIVPAVNQIELHPALQQAELRAQHEARGIATEAWSPLGQGEVLGDPLLTGLAEKYGKTAAQIVLRWHVQIGNIVFPKSATPERIRENLAVFDFELSDADLASIGSLEAGLHTGPDPAEFRG
- a CDS encoding STAS domain-containing protein, which produces MTTPFTAHSAPAHLTVTTDRRGAAVVIAPVGDVDAATAPALEAAAAAVDPSEAVVIDLSQVGFLSCAGVRALLAASERLPSLTVVTGPARTVRRCIEMADAGSVLRVRETLVDAVPVA
- a CDS encoding SsgA family sporulation/cell division regulator, whose amino-acid sequence is MGIEPPIVRATIIFGLRTFGAVPLPVRADLEYDASDPYAVSVGYHAGAGVVRWLFGRDLLADGLLAPAGDGDVQVRPAADESRVVVELNAPDGSAVLEAEASELADFLDRTYDEVPVGDEPSWFDFDRELTKLAYRD
- a CDS encoding L-fucose/L-arabinose isomerase family protein, yielding MARIGIIAVSDGRDHVHHRNTGFIRSKVDALTAALTEAGHEVVSGGLVATNTGATAAARSVAAAGVDVTVLYYAVWAFPHFTMLAADATPGPLLLVASTDPTEPGLVGMLAAGGALDQIGRAHTRLWGAADDATLLAEVGAHARAAAAVASLRGSTFGRFGGRPMGMNTAVANTDQWIRKFGVDVEEIDQYELVRRAEAADPGLAAEAGQGREWLERHATVHYDGDRLTPELLERQLRLYLAVRDVAAERHLDFSGIKAQPELTEHFATADVAEALLNDPYDWNGAKAVHVTATEADMDGALTMQLLHRITGTPVLFADVRHYHPDRDVWDLCNSGQHATWFAARSDDPAENLAKVHLYPEVFFFPAGGASVQHIAAPGGMTLARLSRLDGEYRLQLMLGEFENFDERTTGELVARSTPEWPHAFARLDVPAPTFLSGFGANHVHAVPGDRRPELRAAAAQLGVRLEEWTR
- a CDS encoding substrate-binding domain-containing protein; translated protein: MSAITRRGAALGALALVSALTACGTTHENAPGGSAGGAPSTRACQGAGGKYTIGMSQANLAEPYRVRMDEDIRKAAAGVPQFTVNFSDAAQDNAKQVEQVNTFLTQGIDLLIISPNEATPLTAVVKKAYDQGVPVLVLDRKVDGEGYTSFIGADNVDIGRQAGRFFADKLLPGGGKVVELKGLAGSTPAKERSDGFDQGIAGHGITVVGTADADWLRDKGQQQADALLKAHPDAQALFSANDPMAEGARIAAQNAGRADLPITGIDGLPVPEGGIKAVEAGRLSATFVYPTGGAEAVASAKKLLVDCQQVEKQQTLPTRLVTRENAAQVYAELNRS
- a CDS encoding ABC transporter permease, whose translation is MTGRSVLSAVFRFQSVFGLVLVFAAAIVFSPHHNGDLVFLDSGNLFNVVRAISEIGIIAVGMTLVILVGGIDLSVGSVVGLASVGVAELLTTNDWGLVPAVLLVLALGLAFGVLQGIASARFRIQAFIVTLAGMQIARGLARMWSGGEGVSITYGDRPGQAPVPFSLLGERTFGGVVPIPALIFVVVAALAVWLLRASAFSRHVYAIGGNEKAALLSGVPVNRVKVLVFGLCGLLAALAGIVHAGQLNFGGPNDGTGYELNAIAAVVIGGTSLSGGRGSVFGTVAGALLVGVLDNILQLNDIDSNVQLIVVGAVIVLAAGLQRLRPATA
- a CDS encoding sugar ABC transporter ATP-binding protein; amino-acid sequence: MGDGGVLVELAGVGKTYGGVRALRSVDFTVREGEVHALLGENGAGKSTLLKILSGEVAAGAGVVRIGGQPVRFSRPADARRAGVAMIHQELDLVPALSVAENVFLGREPHTRRGTVDRRRMVERTREVLARCGVDLDPRIRVERLRTGEQQLVTIAKALSLRARILLMDEPTSALSPPEVERLFTVVGQLRGDGAAIVYVSHRMDEIGRVADRATVLRNGEVVAAFAARDLSAERAAEAMVGRPVEQLFRVAGASGAGEDDVLRVEDLAVRPRPGRREPDGISLTVRAGEIVGLAGLLGAGRTELLEALYGASGAVPVRGRIRVRGKEFRPRSPRRSLRAGIAFVPEDRRISGLALEHSVVAGTVLSIVDRLARFGVVSARRERGAARGSAERLGVKAGSLAAPVGSLSGGNQQKVVLGRALLTEPALLLLDEPTRGVDVGAKAEIYRLLGETARAGVGVLLASSEPAELVGVCDRVVVLRGGRSVAELDTAEAGEAELLAASMGEVPMEDVR